ttgattgagaagcaaacaaaaaaaaacagatCAAGCGGCTTAGAACATATAATGACTTAAAACTATGTACTGATGAGTTCAAcaaattttacaaaaataagaaaattacttGACATCACACTGTGAGAATGACCTCTCAGCAAAATGTTGTTGCAGTAAGGATGAACAGAACTCTTTTGAAAAGAGCTTGTTGTATGTTCAAATGTCGGGTTGACAAATATTTTTTGGGTAGAGGCTATCTCTACAGCTTGTTATATTGTCAATTATACTCCTTCTGCACCTTTAAACTTTAAGAGTCCAGAGGAAATATATGATTAGATAATCCTgctaattattttgattttaaaattttttattgtCCTGCATACATGTATGTGaagaatgaaaaattaaaatcaagagataaaaaaaatattattctcaaATATACACCTGAAGTGAAAGGACAGACTATAGTGTCTTAATCCAAAGTCACCAAAATTCCACCtccactaaaaaaaaatatataatttatctaagtcaaaaataatatacctcttcaagatcccaattttttttataaaaaatatctaataCTTCAATTAATATTGAATATACGAAAAAGGACCAAAAATACCATTAAACTATAGAAAGTATCCAACTTTTAATAGATCACTGTGGTAATATAAAAGTGGTTTACCAAATTGTGGAAGTAGAAACTATGGAATATAATAATTCTTGAGGAATTTTTTGATTGTAATGATCACCGCATAAAGTTCACAAATTAATGAGGTTAACTATGACATTCAAAAACAATGAATTTGCTACAATGAAGTATTGCAGTTACAAAATGCAAGTGTAATAACATAATACAAGAAAGTAAgaaagtaagaaagaaaaaaagaatgatatgtttttttaactaaaaattcaaaagttGCACATCCTCCTTCAAAACAGCATTACAGGAGCACCAAAACACTGGAAAACTTTTTTCTTTTGCAAGCACTACAGCAATGGGGAAAAAACTGAAATTGCAAATAAGCAACTTGGTTCAAAAACTTATCCAGTAATCCACTTCCAAGCACCGCCCGAGCCCTGTTTCTGGACAGATGAAGCACGCTCCATGTCACGTTCCAATTCAGATTTCTCCCTTCGTATAGCTTGAACTTCCTCCTCTATGGACTGCATAGACTCTAGCATCTTTTGTAGCTCTCCTATTTGTGCCTGAAGATGCCATGAAGAAGTCAAAACAAAACACGAACGCCTTCTAATATTGGTTGGATTGAAATAAGCGGAACAACTAAACCATAAGTTGATCTTATTCCTCTTATATAGGATGCTACGTGATACTATAACGTTAAGATTATGTTTCACTGGCTATCTACCTACCACGACCCTCATCCTTTATACTTGAGACCAGTTATATGAAACTTACATAGGTGAGTTCACAAATAGTTGACCCCTAACTAGTTTTAAATTGTGACATAATTGATTGATTGCTCTAAGTATAGGATAGAGATGGGGGAATTAGAACttaagttcaaaaaaaattagtgtCGGAAGTATTAACCTCCAGTTTAGCGCATCTTGATCTCTCGGATATAAGTTGACCCTGAACTGACTGAAGCTCCTGTAATGAAGTGATGAACGTTAATAATTGACAATTACCTAATCATCAATTTCTATCGACCAGATTACTCTTCTGAGAGTACCTTAGTCAAGTCGGCGTGAGTAGTAATAACATCTTCAGTTTTATTCCTGAGATTAGCATTTTCTGCTCTGACATCTGCAAGCGATGATTCCAACACCTTTTTCTGTTCTCGCAGAGCACTAATTTCGGCCAAAAGGTTTTGCTGGGTGCTATCAATGTGAACTTCCTTAAAACTGGAATCTTCTCTCTCGGATAAGTCTAACTTTTCTGGTTTAGTTAAGGCATATGCAGCTCTAACAGAAGCTGCTGCTGCTTCGGCCGCTGGTGACTGAAGTATCTTGGGATGTAATACATCCCTTGGTTTAGGCCTCATAACATATACCTATACGAAATGAAATGCAGTAATTTAGGCAAAAAGGCCTCATACGCCATAgcacaaaaaaattaagataaagGCAGTAGGAGGTTGTACAGAAAAGGTATAAAGGGAAGGCAAATTGCCAGACAGCCTAATCCCCAGCAGAAACCAGCATGCAGACAAAAATGCAACTATGATAAGGAACTATATCTAATGAAAATATGGGGGAGAGATTATTTTCCTTCTTTCCCTGTCAAgtaataatttatattaaaaaatgaattGGATTTGGATCTTATCAACATATTGAGAATCGATAGACGAAGACATGATCCAATGACTCAGTAATCCATTAATATCCTACACACGAGAAACTCTAAGGTTGACGTAGAAAAGTGAATATAGGATTTGGAAGATACCTCGTTATTGTACTTCCCGTTGTATCCACCAAAAGCAACCAAGAAATTCTCACCATCAAGTGATGCTGAAGAGACGCTCAGTCCCTGTTTCGAATGACATATCAGATAGAATTGTAAACAAGTCTAAAGATCAATAAAGAAAACGAAATACACAACCTCAAATAAGTTTATGAATACTGGGAAATCATATTGACATAGGCAATGGCAACTACATAAACAAATTTAACATAGTATCTTAAGCTAATGAAGTTTACCAGAATTTTTTCTATTTGATGAGTTTTACCAGAATTAAGCAGGTGCTTCCTCAGAATATATGAGCAAGTCTAGATGAATGTACTACAACCGCATTCGTTTAAATGCTTTCAATTCCTTATCATTTTGTCATCCCATCTGGCAAACTAAAACTGTGGTGCCAGCGGGATTTGCTAATCATGAAACAAACTTCCACTCAGACCAGCctaagtttcatatacttgaaAACATTTTAAATCACGAGCTGAACAAAGGAAGAGCGGAACACAAGTGCAGCATTACAAATGCTAAGAAATCAAGAATCAAAGTCatctcaaaaatgaaaaatagctAAAGTTGATGAGCTTCTGTACAACTCAGCCAGTTTTGCATGTTAAAAGATTGGATCAAAGATAGAATAATAGAAGTTTCTGctaacaaaacttcagagaatCCAACGGGATGTCAGTCCAAAAGATACCACTGCGCTAAGGGCAAGATATTCTTCCTAAGAATACGGGATATCAAATTTCCTAGAAGAAAGATAGTAAGCAGAAGATAACCTCACTCGCGAGTGGATCGCTCCCCTTTACAGTAGCTAATACTGACACTACAAGCTTCGACATATTTAACATAAGAGTTTCTGGCACACCTGCAAAAAGAATAACAATTAAACATAGAAGTAGACATAAAAAGAGTTGTGCATGATGAACAAGAATGCCCACAGGGTGTGATTGAAAAGGCTGCTTAAATGTTTCACTTACCGCTTCTGTTATCTCCACCACCAACGATATACCAGTTGTCACCTAGAGTGACACCAGCATGACCAGCTCGTGGACTAACCAGATCCCCCTGAAGTTGTGGTTGAGACCATTCCATCTGCCAATGAAGAAAAGAGATTTTCGAAATTTTACAATCCAACTGACTATAATTGTTAATAGTACTTTCTTTGAAGATCATTCACAGAGAAAAATGGCTGTATTGTTGCGGATACAAGACATTAttaccatcaaaattccatctGATCTAAAATGTAATATCAAACAAATGTTATAAGTAGTATGCCTTACAAAAATTGATAAGTAAACAGTATGCCTTAAAATAAAACCCAAAcaggtaaaaataaaatataccgTTTCCAAGTCAAGGACATGAAGATCGTTGAAAAAAACTGAATGAGAACATCCACCCAGAATCAGAAGATAGCGATCGGCATGGACTGCAGCTGTATGATCGAACCTGGGAGCTGGGGATGTCTGCCTATCAAAGTACAATGAATTAATGCAAATGCATAATtagtgaaaaataaatttggtCAGACATTTACGTGGTCTCAACAGTACTCCAAGTCATTGTCTCTAGATCAAGAACACTAATATCATTTAGCAGACGCCTATGCCGGTCTTCTCCACCAAACATTATGAGTTTAGATCCAAAAAGGGTGACAGATTGCCCACCTCGAGCTACCTGGAAGACATAAGAGACAAGAAGCAACGTTACAGCTCTCAACTAGAAACAAGCAACATAATGGCCAACAGTAGTAAGATGACCAGCAGATACACCGTGAAATTGAGAGCGAGACATTTGTGGTACAATAAACTAAACACTAACAGGTTCATTTGAGTTCAAGAATTGACTGACAAAAAAGACTATGAATGGGAAAGAGTGAAATCTAAGAGGAGGATGGTTAATTACCGGAAGTTTTCCAATGGTCTCTATAACACCACATTCATATGATTGAAGATCAATGAACCGAACTGCACAAGATACATAGAGAAGATTTAAAGTTAAGATAAATAAGCATCGGTCACCAGTTTTTAAGGGCTCTAAAAGATTACAAACCTGTTACAGTGTCAGAAACATCCTTTGAGTGCCCAGCAAGAAATAGAAGTTTATTTTCCCACAAGATCTGCCAACAATGTCAAAGAGCAGTGCCAGAACAAGAGAAATAGAAAAACAAATCATAACATCAGTGGATTATTTGCTAGAACAAgtgaaatgaaaaaaagagcTGACTCAATTCTCACCATATTGTGGCCAGAGATAGCTGGAAGAATTCCAGAATTCAACCTTATGGTTGACCATGTCAAACTTTTTAGATCAAAGACCTGTGGAAGTGGAAttagttgaagaaagaaaagaacatCATTGTACATGAAATAAAAAACTGTTCTAATACCTGCACAAAAGTAGGAACTGTTTAACAAGAAAAAGTGATCAAAAGAATGACCAAATACCTGAATGTCAGACAGGTATCGTCCATTACGACTTCCACCGATGATATATAATTTCCCATCAACTGTGACAGCTGCATGCTACAGTGCAATAAGAAAGTGACATAAGTAGTAATATCCAAGATATAATCAGAAGACCCGTGAAAGGTAaaaatgacatattttgatataaaaaaagaatCGGGAAAGGCATGACCATACTGCTTTAAAGCTTCAATGGGAAGTAACAAAGAAGCCAACGGCATAACCAACACAAGATCTTGTATAATGTGTTCATGTagattaatataaaatatagaagTTGGGGAACCTTGTAGCGCGCAGCTGGTGTCGGACCACAGACAGACAGAGGAACCCATTGGTCATAGGTTAAACCCAaacaccaattttgaccatcaGATCCCATAGCAGCTTAATTTTGAGCTCAAGCAGCCTTGTCTGTTTGGAAAGCACCAGAGAAATCAATTACAAGTATAGCAGAGCACATAACATTAGACATTATGCATCATGAAATGGAAATATAGCACCAGAATTTGATGATAGATTGAATCATCCAGTTCCTATTAGAAAAATTTTGGGGCAAAGGGTCGATTATAATTTCAGGTATGGAGCATGCCGGCAAGCTGCTTTAACCGAGAGAAGAGCCAATCCTTTGCTTGAGGGGAGCAGCTTATAGAAAATCCCGCTAACCAGTTACCCATCATCCTTATAACCAATTACGGAACTGAAAGTAGCTGAAAATTGGATTTTTTAAAGAACAAtacttgataaattatttttgagaatgGTTATATTTAATAAACAGAAACACAAACATTGCACCAACATACACGCAAACCAGTTCCTTTACATCAGTGTAGGAAACTGAGAAAATCTAACATCCTATCTGCTGTATAACAGCTTCCATTGAATACTCAAAATTAAACACAAGCTTTTCATAATAAGACAGGCACCAAATACATGACATTGCAATGTAAAAACAAGAACTGAAAATCATTTGAATGGAAAACTCGATTTGAAATGAGAATTTACATCAATAgcttaaattataaaaaatgatgATTTGCATATCAACCCAATTGAGAAAATGATCAGACTGATCAAATTATACGAATACAGAAACTTTCATGAATAAATAGCACTGCTTTCAGTAGAAACTAATCTCATCATAATTCATAGGTCTTTATACTATAAAACCTATACATATGTGTGAATCTCAACTAACAATTACATACAAGCTGATCACTACTTCACAAGCTTCCCAGTTATCCTGTAAACTCTACAATTGACTAATCTCTCACTTCGCTTATTTCCTATTATAAATTGCACTGATAAATAGATAACGTTGCCAAAATGTTACTTTCttcagaaaaaaagaaaaaaaggggtaACACCGAGAATGCTGATTTGCATATCAATCCAGCTGACAAAATCATCAGACTGGTCAAATTATACGAATACAACAACTTTCACGCATAAACCACACATATTTCAGTGGCAACTAATCCTACCATAGATCTTTAttagggctgttcacagttttggttaaaaccaaaatcaaaccgaaaatttaaccaaaccgaataaaaaaaccgacatttggtttggtttggtttggtttggttttaaatttaaataaccgataatatttggtttggttatggttataggaaaaaataatcgaataaataaccgaaccaaaccgataattatatacataaaatttataattatttatatgtataatattagtttttcataaataattaaagatattttataccttttaattattaatttaatattaatctacttatttttaaggcccaatccaaacccaactctcaagcccaattctaaatctTAAATTCCTAATGAGCACTAAGCACTTAAGCAGCAGGCAACAACATaaggtaaaagttaaaactttaaaaccctagtatctatttttcttttacatttttgttcctctcacgttggtttctcacaaatcacagactcacagtcatagactaacagtgaaggctcaaaAGCAACCTCAACTTCTCAACCCCAAGtacaagattgtcaaattttgaaaaggtttataagaagtttttcaaattttaaattgattttaagttgttttcttttttgtttagaatgtttaagttgtttccttttctgtttCGAATCTCTGTGggccgtgaggaaaaaagagtttcgtaagaatttgaagaatgtagagagagaatatttgaattgtctcggctagtcataaaccgaataaccgaaccaaaccgaaccaaaccgacaataaccaaacccgtggttattattttacttagtttggttatggttttagacatttaataaccgattaaattggtttggttatggttttaatcaataaccgacccaaaccgaaccatgaacacccctaatcTTTATACTCTAAAACCGACACATATGTGTGAATCTCAACTAACACTTACACACAAGCAGATCACTAATTTCACAAActtctcaacaacaacatacccagtgaaatcccacaagtgatgtctggggagggtagaatgtacgtagaccttaccactatctcatggagatagagaggttgttttcggaAAACCCTCGACTCAAAAGTATCAGCCCCAAATAAGggagaaaaattaatatatatatcataatggcAAAAACAAAAAGCGTTGCAAATTGTACAAGACAAGAAAATAACAATAGCAAAAAACTGTGAAGATCGAGAGGCAATAACAACACACTTATACTGACatgcctagacctacgaccaatCCTAAACTGTCACAAGGCAGGGCATCATCctatccctactagccttctactcCCACTAACCTTTTAtgacctccactcctttctatctaaggtcatgtcctcattGATATGGAGTTGCGCCATATCccgtctaatcacctctccccaatacttttcggtctacccctaccctcCGCATAACCCCCAAATCAAGCCGCTCACACCTCCTAACTAGTGCATCAACACCCTCCTCTGCACATGGCCagaccatctcagtctcgcttctctcatcttgtctgtcACAGAggtcactcccaccttctcccaAATAACCTCATTCTTAATCCCATCACTCCTAGTAAATAGATAACGCTACCACAAGCTTCTCAGTTATCTTGTAAACTCTACAATTGACTAATCACTCACTTTGCTTATTTCCTATCATAAATTGCACCAGTAAATAGACAATGTTACCAGAAATGCTAGGGGTTACACCAATAATGCTGATTGGCATAACAAACCAGTTGAGAAAATCATCAGAGGGATCAAATTATACGAATACAGCAACTTTCACGTATAAACCACACATCTTTCAGTGGCAATTAATCCTACCATGGGTCTTTATACTATAAAACCTATGCATATGTGTGAATCTCAACTAACAATTACACACAAGCAGATCACTAATTTCACAAGCTTCTCAGTTATCTTGTTAACTCTACAATTGACTAATCTCTCACTTTGCTTATTTCCTATCATAAATTGCACTAGTAAATAGATAATGTAACCACAGATGCTActcttttgagaaaaaaaaaaagagatgacACCTAGAATGCTAATTTGCATATCAACCCAGTTGAGAAAATCATCAGACTTATCAAATTATACGAATACAGCAACTTTCACGTATAAACCACACTGCTTTCAGTGAAATCAATCTCATTATAGGCATTTATACTATAAAACCTATACAAAGTGCGAATCTCAACTAACAATTACATACAAGCAGATCACTATTTCACAAGCTTCTCAATTATCCTGTAAACTCTACAATTGAGTAATCTCTCACTTCACTTATTTCCTATCATCAATTGCACTGATAAATAGACAATGTTGCCACAAATGGTactttttttcagaaaaaaagaAAACGAAAAATAAGGGGGTAACCCCGAGAATGCTGATTTGCATATCAACCCAGTTGACAAAATCATCAGACTGATCAAATTATACGAATATGCAAAACTTTCAAGGCAATTGATCCTACCATAGGTCTTTATACTATAAAACCTATACATATGTGCAGTGGCGGGCCCACCTTATGccgagggggttcatccgaacccccttcggtgGAAATTTATACTATTTAtgcatgattaaaataattttttatgtatataaaatagatgttgaacccccttcgactagctcgtgtgtctactta
This Solanum dulcamara chromosome 1, daSolDulc1.2, whole genome shotgun sequence DNA region includes the following protein-coding sequences:
- the LOC129899391 gene encoding acyl-CoA-binding domain-containing protein 4 — its product is MGSDGQNWCLGLTYDQWVPLSVCGPTPAARYKHAAVTVDGKLYIIGGSRNGRYLSDIQVFDLKSLTWSTIRLNSGILPAISGHNMILWENKLLFLAGHSKDVSDTVTVRFIDLQSYECGVIETIGKLPVARGGQSVTLFGSKLIMFGGEDRHRRLLNDISVLDLETMTWSTVETTQTSPAPRFDHTAAVHADRYLLILGGCSHSVFFNDLHVLDLETMEWSQPQLQGDLVSPRAGHAGVTLGDNWYIVGGGDNRSGVPETLMLNMSKLVVSVLATVKGSDPLASEGLSVSSASLDGENFLVAFGGYNGKYNNEVYVMRPKPRDVLHPKILQSPAAEAAAASVRAAYALTKPEKLDLSEREDSSFKEVHIDSTQQNLLAEISALREQKKVLESSLADVRAENANLRNKTEDVITTHADLTKELQSVQGQLISERSRCAKLEAQIGELQKMLESMQSIEEEVQAIRREKSELERDMERASSVQKQGSGGAWKWITG